Proteins from one Bos indicus x Bos taurus breed Angus x Brahman F1 hybrid chromosome 19, Bos_hybrid_MaternalHap_v2.0, whole genome shotgun sequence genomic window:
- the ZFP3 gene encoding zinc finger protein 3 homolog — protein sequence MGTENKEVIPKEEISEESQPHGAFLEKMEEKLPKVVCQGHEFGAVCEEDILEGHSRESTENILGQESSEERDFASELIIFKKSPSSEKDQEKDESERICRLSSNLLTRQGDTTLEAVSTFATSGQNFIENLGPNKTHRSSVGEKPHTCKECGKAFNQNSHLIQHMRVHSGEKPFECKECGKTFGTNSSLRRHLRIHAGEKPFACNECGKAFIQSSHLIHHHRIHTGERPYKCEECGKAFSQNSALILHQRIHTGEKPYECNECGKTFRVSSQLIQHQRIHTEERYHECNECGKAFKHSSGLIRHQKIHTGEKPYLCNECGKGFGQSSELIRHQRIHTGDKPYECNECGKTFGQNSEIIRHIRIHTGEKPYVCKECGKAFRGNSELLRHERIHTGEKPYECFECGKAFRRTSHLIVHQRIHTGEKPHQCNECARTFWDNSELLLHQKIHIGEKPYECNECEKTFSQHSQLIIHQRIHTGEKPYECQECQKTFSRSSHLLRHQSVHCME from the coding sequence ATGGGGACTGAGAACAAGGAGGTAATTCCCAAGGAAGAAATTTCCGAAGAATCTCAGCCACATGGGGcatttttagaaaaaatggaagaaaaacttCCAAAGGTGGTGTGCCAGGGTCATGAGTTTGGAGCAGTGTGTGAAGAAGACATATTGGAGGGGCATTCCCGAGAGTCCACAGAAAATATTCTGGGGCAGGAGTCATCTGAGGAGAGAGACTTTGCATCAGAGTTGATTATCTTTAAGAAATCACCCTCCAGTGAGAAAGATCAGGAGAAGGATGAGAGTGAGCGAATCTGCAGACTCAGCTCAAACCTGCTCACACGTCAGGGAGACACCACATTAGAGGCAGTTAGCACATTTGCTACTTCTGGCCAGAACTTCATAGAGAATTTAGGACCTAACAAAACACACAGAAGTTCTGTGGGAGAAAAGCCTCATACATGCAAAGAATGCGGGAAAGCCTTTAACCAGAACTCACATCTTATTCAGCATATGAGAGTTCATAGTGGAGAGAAACCCTTCGAATGCAAAGAATGTGGAAAAACATTTGGAACTAACTCAAGCCTTCGAAGGCACCTGAGAATTCATGCTGGAGAGAAGCCCTTTGCCTGTAACGAATGTGGAAAGGCCTTCATTCAGAGTTCACATCTCATCCACCATCAtagaattcacactggagagagaCCTTATAAATGTGAAGAATGTGGTAAAGCCTTCAGTCAGAATTCAGCCCTTATCCTACATCAGAGAATCCACACTGGGGAGAAACCAtatgaatgtaatgaatgtgggaagACCTTTAGGGTTAGCTCACAGCTTATTcagcatcagagaattcatactgaaGAAAGATACCATGAATGCAATGAGTGTGGCAAAGCCTTCAAGCATAGCTCAGGCCTTATTAGACACCagaaaattcatactggagaaaaaCCGTATCTATGTAACGAGTGTGGGAAAGGCTTTGGGCAGAGTTCCGAGCTCATCCGGCATCAAAGAATTCACACAGGAGACAAACCGtatgaatgtaatgaatgtgggaaaaCTTTTGGCCAGAACTCAGAGATAATCAGACATATTAgaattcatactggtgagaaGCCCTACGTttgtaaggaatgtgggaaggcctttagGGGGAACTCAGAACTTCTTAGACACGagagaattcacactggagagaaaccctatgagTGCTTTGAGTGTGGGAAGGCTTTTAGACGGACCTCTCACCTTATTGTCcaccagagaattcatactggagagaaacctcaTCAGTGTAATGAATGCGCCAGAACCTTTTGGGACAACTCTGAGCTGCTTCTCCACCAGAAAATCCACattggagagaaaccttatgaatgtaatgaatgtgaGAAGACATTCAGCCAGCATTCCCAGCTTATCatacatcagagaattcacactggagagaagccttacGAGTGCCAAGAATGCCAGAAGACCTTCAGTCGGAGCTCTCACCTCCTCCGACATCAAAGTGTCCACTGTATGGAATGA